The Pedobacter roseus genome contains a region encoding:
- a CDS encoding DUF4290 domain-containing protein: MNFDYNTTRSHLILSEYGRNVQNMVKYICELPTIEERNKYAQAVIDLMGFLQPHLRDVADFKHKLWDHLHIISGYQIDVDSPYPKPLIENAYIKPEPLAYPQQRITYKHYGKTVENLIEKAMREEDAEIKKAMVQSIANFMKMAYVTWNKDNVSDDTIIKDLKYLSGGLLSLDEGVNLAKVEFRAQNPRQNNNNNNNRGRSNNNNNNGKNRQNNNNNNNRQRNNNKPKY; encoded by the coding sequence ATGAATTTTGATTATAATACTACGCGTAGCCATTTAATTTTATCGGAATATGGCCGCAACGTACAAAATATGGTGAAGTATATTTGCGAATTACCAACCATTGAAGAACGTAATAAATATGCCCAGGCGGTAATCGACCTGATGGGATTTTTGCAACCACATTTGCGTGATGTTGCCGATTTTAAGCATAAACTTTGGGATCACCTGCACATTATTTCTGGCTACCAGATCGATGTAGACAGCCCTTATCCAAAGCCTTTGATCGAGAATGCCTACATCAAACCAGAACCATTAGCTTATCCTCAGCAACGCATTACCTATAAACATTATGGTAAAACAGTTGAAAACCTGATCGAAAAAGCCATGCGTGAGGAAGATGCCGAAATTAAAAAGGCAATGGTGCAGAGCATCGCAAACTTTATGAAAATGGCTTATGTTACCTGGAATAAGGACAATGTAAGTGACGACACCATCATTAAAGACCTAAAATACCTTTCTGGCGGATTATTATCGCTTGATGAAGGTGTTAACCTTGCTAAAGTTGAATTTAGGGCTCAAAATCCGCGTCAAAATAATAACAACAACAATAACCGCGGCAGAAGTAACAACAATAATAACAACGGTAAAAACCGTCAGAATAATAACAACAACAATAATCGTCAGCGCAACAATAATAAACCCAAATATTAA
- a CDS encoding ABC transporter ATP-binding protein: MLKATGIRKSYGNLQILKGVNFEVQKGEIVSIIGPSGAGKSTLLHILGTLDKPDDGAVELKGTVINKLSGDLLSAFRNQNIGFVFQFHHLLPEFSAIENICIPAFIAKTNKKQAETRALELLDLFGLKDRAQHKPNQLSGGEQQRVAIARALINNPSIILADEPSGNLDSENAAGLHQLFVSLRDNFNQTFVIVTHNEHLAKTSDRVVSMKDGLIV, encoded by the coding sequence ATGCTAAAAGCCACTGGAATAAGAAAATCGTACGGAAATCTGCAAATATTAAAAGGTGTAAATTTTGAGGTACAAAAAGGGGAGATTGTAAGTATCATTGGCCCATCCGGTGCCGGAAAAAGTACATTACTGCATATTTTGGGTACATTGGATAAACCAGACGACGGCGCTGTAGAATTAAAAGGTACGGTAATTAATAAACTGAGCGGCGACCTGTTAAGTGCTTTCAGAAACCAGAATATTGGTTTTGTATTTCAGTTTCACCATTTATTACCTGAATTTAGTGCGATCGAAAATATATGCATCCCTGCATTTATCGCGAAAACAAATAAAAAACAAGCTGAAACAAGAGCTTTAGAACTTTTGGATCTTTTTGGTCTGAAAGATAGGGCACAACACAAACCCAATCAATTGTCTGGCGGCGAGCAACAGCGTGTGGCCATTGCAAGGGCTTTGATCAATAACCCATCCATTATACTGGCCGATGAACCTTCAGGGAATTTAGACTCTGAAAATGCGGCCGGACTGCATCAATTATTTGTTAGCCTGCGTGATAATTTCAACCAGACTTTTGTAATTGTTACGCATAACGAGCACCTGGCAAAAACAAGCGACAGGGTGGTAAGCATGAAAGATGGATTAATTGTCTAG
- the dprA gene encoding DNA-processing protein DprA — translation MSTLHKIALTFIKSIGPVTAKNLLAYCGNAENIFSASKKQLLQVPGVGEKTIEAIRGTDALIRAQQELDFVEKHGIEVLFFSDEKYPKGLKNCFDSPILLYAKGTADLNHKRIISIVGTRNATNYGKNLCKELCEILAPYDVLIVSGLAYGIDVTTHKECLANNIPTVGVLGHGLDRLYPKIHKATAQKMVLNGGLLTEFPILTNPDRPNFPQRNRIIAGVADATIVVEASIKGGALITAEIANSYNKDVYAFPGRTNDVFSEGCNFLIKTNRAGLINNPHDLIYYLGWDDEVKEKKKDSQITLQLSLTPNEEKVVKALQNGQLSIDELCIELNIQQSKLSIVILTLEMQGIIVSLPGKIYKLA, via the coding sequence ATGAGCACGCTACACAAAATTGCCTTAACCTTTATTAAATCAATTGGCCCTGTAACGGCCAAAAATCTTCTTGCTTATTGTGGAAATGCCGAAAATATATTTTCGGCATCAAAAAAGCAGCTTCTGCAGGTTCCGGGCGTAGGTGAAAAAACTATAGAAGCCATCCGTGGTACCGATGCTTTAATAAGGGCGCAGCAGGAGTTGGATTTTGTTGAAAAACATGGAATAGAAGTATTGTTCTTTTCGGATGAAAAATATCCCAAAGGATTAAAAAACTGTTTCGATTCGCCAATTCTGCTGTATGCAAAAGGTACGGCCGATTTAAACCATAAGCGCATCATCAGTATAGTGGGGACCAGAAATGCTACCAATTATGGAAAGAACCTCTGTAAAGAACTTTGCGAAATTTTAGCGCCTTATGATGTGCTTATTGTAAGCGGACTTGCTTACGGCATTGATGTAACCACTCATAAAGAATGTTTGGCCAATAATATTCCTACTGTTGGGGTGCTCGGACATGGCTTAGATCGCTTATATCCCAAAATCCATAAAGCCACTGCTCAGAAAATGGTTTTAAATGGTGGTTTGTTAACCGAGTTCCCGATTTTAACCAACCCCGACCGGCCAAATTTTCCACAGCGGAATCGAATCATTGCGGGTGTTGCGGATGCTACTATTGTAGTTGAAGCCTCTATAAAAGGGGGCGCATTAATTACTGCCGAAATAGCCAATTCTTACAACAAGGATGTATATGCTTTTCCGGGTAGGACAAATGATGTTTTTTCGGAAGGCTGTAATTTTCTGATCAAAACCAATAGAGCAGGTTTAATCAACAATCCGCATGATCTGATTTATTATTTAGGCTGGGATGATGAAGTAAAAGAGAAGAAAAAAGATTCGCAGATTACTTTGCAATTAAGTTTAACGCCTAATGAAGAAAAAGTAGTAAAGGCTTTGCAAAATGGCCAACTTTCTATTGATGAGCTTTGTATCGAGCTCAATATCCAGCAGAGTAAATTGTCTATTGTTATTCTTACTTTAGAAATGCAGGGAATCATTGTTTCGCTGCCCGGGAAGATTTATAAATTGGCGTAA
- a CDS encoding SixA phosphatase family protein → MAKQLLLVRHGKSDWGNLDLKDFDRPLNKRGKENAPEMAERLINRGFKIDQIVSSPAKRAKSTAKYFAEAYNIDQIYFEESIYEANTKTLLKVVNGLNDSANEVVMFGHNPGFTDFSNELCDADIYNIPTAGMVLISFPFDSWQMVSKGTGEVVFFDYPKNSDEI, encoded by the coding sequence ATGGCTAAACAACTACTTTTAGTCCGTCACGGAAAATCAGATTGGGGAAATCTTGATTTAAAAGATTTCGACCGGCCGTTAAATAAACGTGGCAAGGAAAATGCGCCTGAAATGGCTGAAAGATTGATTAACCGCGGTTTTAAAATCGATCAGATTGTGAGCAGTCCGGCAAAAAGAGCAAAATCTACTGCAAAATATTTCGCCGAGGCTTATAATATCGATCAGATCTATTTCGAAGAATCCATATACGAGGCCAATACCAAAACCTTGCTCAAAGTGGTTAATGGCTTAAATGACTCAGCTAATGAAGTGGTTATGTTTGGCCACAATCCAGGTTTTACCGATTTCTCGAATGAATTATGCGATGCCGACATTTACAATATCCCAACTGCTGGTATGGTATTAATCTCTTTTCCTTTTGATTCGTGGCAGATGGTGAGCAAAGGAACAGGAGAAGTGGTGTTTTTTGATTATCCTAAAAACAGTGATGAGATTTAG
- a CDS encoding pyridoxal-phosphate dependent enzyme, which translates to MWYNNILETIGNTPLVKLNTITKGVPGTILAKIETTNPGNSIKDRMAVKMIEDAEKSGKLKPGGTIIEGTSGNTGMGLAMAAIIKGYKCIFTTTDKQSKEKVDALRAFGAEVIVCPTNVEPEDPRSYYSVSSRLEREVPNSWKPNQYDNLANSQAHYEQTGPEIWEQTEGKITHLVVGVGTGGTISGTGKYLKEKNPNIKIWGIDTYGSVFKKYKETGIFDKDEIYPYITEGIGEDFLPANVNFDVIDLFEKVTDKDAALMTRDIARKEGIFVGNSAGAAIGGLIQLKDKLKPEDVVVVIFHDHGSRYMGKMYNEDWLRERGFLQDEKLTAKSILAKKESTEIVTLDAQKSVLEAINTVKSMNISQIPVTQQGMIVGKIAESDILSALLENPGLKSAPISEIMTATFPFVDLNTSIDKISSLINKENSAVLVEDETGKIEIITQYDIINAISG; encoded by the coding sequence ATGTGGTACAATAATATTTTAGAAACCATTGGCAATACGCCGCTGGTAAAATTGAATACGATTACAAAAGGTGTTCCGGGGACAATCCTGGCGAAAATAGAGACGACTAATCCAGGCAACTCAATTAAAGACCGTATGGCGGTTAAAATGATTGAAGATGCAGAGAAAAGCGGTAAGTTAAAACCAGGCGGAACTATTATTGAAGGAACATCAGGAAATACAGGAATGGGTTTGGCTATGGCAGCCATTATTAAAGGCTATAAATGTATTTTTACCACAACTGATAAACAATCAAAAGAAAAAGTTGATGCTTTGCGTGCTTTTGGTGCAGAAGTAATTGTTTGTCCTACAAACGTAGAGCCTGAAGATCCACGTTCGTATTATTCTGTATCATCACGTTTAGAGCGCGAAGTGCCAAATTCTTGGAAACCTAATCAATACGATAATCTAGCTAACTCACAGGCACATTACGAGCAAACTGGTCCTGAAATTTGGGAACAGACTGAGGGTAAAATCACACACTTAGTGGTTGGAGTAGGCACCGGTGGTACCATTTCGGGAACGGGAAAATACTTAAAAGAGAAAAATCCAAATATTAAAATCTGGGGAATTGATACTTATGGTTCAGTTTTCAAGAAATATAAAGAAACAGGCATATTTGACAAGGATGAAATTTACCCTTACATCACCGAGGGGATTGGCGAGGATTTTTTGCCAGCAAACGTAAATTTTGATGTCATCGATCTGTTCGAAAAAGTGACTGATAAAGATGCTGCATTAATGACGCGTGATATTGCCCGTAAAGAAGGGATTTTTGTAGGTAACTCAGCAGGTGCGGCAATTGGTGGTTTAATCCAGCTAAAAGATAAATTAAAGCCCGAAGATGTAGTCGTGGTAATATTCCACGATCACGGAAGCCGATACATGGGTAAAATGTATAACGAAGACTGGTTGCGCGAACGCGGATTTTTACAGGATGAGAAATTAACGGCTAAATCAATCCTCGCCAAGAAAGAAAGTACTGAAATCGTGACATTAGATGCGCAAAAATCAGTCCTTGAAGCCATTAACACCGTTAAATCAATGAATATCTCACAAATTCCGGTTACTCAACAGGGTATGATTGTGGGTAAAATCGCTGAAAGTGATATTTTAAGCGCTTTATTGGAAAATCCAGGCTTAAAATCTGCGCCAATTTCTGAAATCATGACGGCCACCTTCCCTTTTGTTGACTTAAATACTTCGATTGATAAAATTTCTTCATTAATCAATAAAGAAAATTCAGCAGTTTTAGTGGAAGATGAAACCGGTAAGATTGAAATCATTACGCAGTACGATATTATTAACGCGATATCAGGGTAG
- a CDS encoding winged helix-turn-helix domain-containing protein: MKNPIADLNKIFDSRIRLGVMSMLIVNNEIGFNDLKQMLELTDGNLASHLNTLEQAEFIKVHKGFIGRKTSTTYSITALGKQAFKAHLDALEKMIKKL, encoded by the coding sequence ATGAAAAACCCGATAGCAGATTTAAATAAAATATTCGATAGCCGGATCAGGCTTGGTGTAATGTCTATGCTCATAGTGAACAATGAAATTGGTTTTAACGACTTGAAACAAATGCTCGAATTAACGGACGGTAACCTGGCCTCGCATCTGAATACCTTAGAACAGGCCGAATTTATTAAAGTACATAAAGGTTTTATCGGCAGAAAAACCAGTACGACCTACTCTATTACCGCTTTGGGTAAACAAGCCTTTAAGGCGCACCTGGATGCACTTGAAAAAATGATAAAAAAGCTATAA
- a CDS encoding glycosyltransferase family 9 protein: MSSTQKIIVLRFSAMGDVAMVASVLQEFSEQNPKVELIMVSRPAFKPFFDHIPNLIFHPIQPKTTHKGIDGLYKLYQELRSYKPDAIADLHDNLRSRAISTFFRLTGVKIRRINKGRAEKKALTLTSNKVFKPLKKTVERYADVFRNLDFNLKLSHKINKSPQAIPEQAQNLFINKTTKKIGISPFAQHIYKVYNLTKMEEVVASLSKPGYEIFIFGGGKTEQEIAGEWSKKYTHTHNLIGNFNLTEELAIISNLDLMLSMDSSGMHIASLVGVPVVSVWGPTHPYAGFLGYGQLESDCVQIDHPSRPNSIYGNKPCLCGVESCIDLIKPETIVDKIKEKLNG, encoded by the coding sequence ATGTCATCAACCCAAAAAATAATCGTTTTACGTTTTTCGGCCATGGGCGATGTGGCCATGGTGGCTTCCGTTTTACAGGAATTTTCAGAGCAAAACCCAAAAGTGGAGCTCATTATGGTAAGCCGGCCTGCATTTAAGCCATTTTTCGATCATATCCCCAATCTCATCTTCCATCCTATCCAGCCAAAAACAACTCATAAAGGGATAGATGGACTATATAAACTTTATCAAGAGCTTCGCAGCTATAAGCCAGATGCGATAGCAGATTTACACGATAATTTAAGAAGCAGGGCCATTTCTACCTTTTTTCGTTTAACTGGCGTAAAAATTAGAAGGATAAATAAAGGAAGAGCAGAAAAAAAAGCATTAACGCTTACCAGTAACAAAGTTTTCAAACCATTAAAAAAGACGGTAGAACGTTATGCTGATGTTTTTCGCAATCTAGACTTTAATCTTAAACTAAGTCATAAAATAAATAAATCACCGCAAGCTATCCCTGAGCAAGCACAGAATTTATTTATTAATAAAACCACAAAAAAAATAGGCATCTCTCCTTTTGCACAGCACATTTACAAAGTTTATAACTTAACAAAAATGGAAGAAGTAGTTGCTTCCTTAAGTAAACCAGGTTACGAAATTTTCATTTTTGGAGGTGGAAAAACAGAACAGGAAATTGCCGGAGAATGGTCAAAAAAATATACTCATACCCATAATTTAATCGGAAATTTTAACCTGACGGAAGAACTGGCCATCATCTCGAACCTGGATTTAATGCTAAGTATGGATTCTTCTGGTATGCATATCGCATCGCTTGTTGGTGTGCCTGTAGTTTCGGTGTGGGGACCAACACATCCTTATGCCGGCTTTTTAGGTTATGGGCAATTGGAAAGCGATTGTGTTCAGATTGATCACCCTTCGAGGCCAAATTCTATTTATGGAAACAAACCCTGCCTTTGCGGTGTTGAAAGTTGTATAGACTTAATTAAGCCTGAAACAATTGTAGATAAAATTAAAGAGAAACTAAATGGCTAA
- the murA gene encoding UDP-N-acetylglucosamine 1-carboxyvinyltransferase: protein MNAFEITGGIKLKGEITPQGAKNEALQILSAVLLTEEKVTISNIPDIKDVNKLIELLGDLGVTVERINKDTYTFEAKNIDLNFFESDTFKAKGGGLRGSIMIVGPLLARFGKAAIPKPGGDKIGRRRLDTHFIGFEKLGAKFVYDSKKAFFNVDATNLQGAYILLDEASVTGTANIVMAAVLAKGTTTIYNAACEPYLQQLCKMLNRMGAKISGIGSNLLTIEGVTVLGGTEHRMLPDMIEIGSFIGMAAMTESEITIKNVCYDELGVIPEVFRKLGIKLERRGDDIYVPSQKHYEIDTFIDGSILTIADSPWPGFTPDLLSIVLVVATQAKGNVLIHQKMFESRLFFVDKLIDMGAQIILCDPHRATVNGIDKKYKLRGISMTSPDIRAGVSLLIAALSAEGKSTIYNIEQIERGYQDIDTRLRALGAQIKRVNADAPSH from the coding sequence ATGAACGCATTTGAAATAACAGGCGGAATTAAATTAAAAGGCGAAATCACTCCCCAAGGTGCCAAAAACGAAGCTTTACAGATTTTATCTGCAGTATTGCTTACCGAAGAAAAAGTAACCATCAGCAATATCCCTGATATTAAAGATGTAAATAAACTGATCGAGTTATTGGGCGATTTGGGCGTTACTGTTGAACGCATTAATAAAGACACCTATACCTTCGAAGCTAAAAACATCGATTTAAATTTCTTCGAATCTGATACATTTAAAGCTAAGGGTGGTGGTTTGCGTGGTTCAATCATGATTGTAGGACCGTTGTTGGCTCGTTTTGGTAAAGCAGCAATTCCTAAACCCGGCGGTGATAAAATCGGCCGCAGAAGATTGGATACGCACTTTATCGGTTTTGAAAAGTTAGGTGCCAAATTTGTTTACGATAGCAAAAAAGCCTTTTTCAATGTTGATGCTACCAATTTACAAGGTGCTTATATTTTGTTAGATGAAGCATCGGTAACCGGAACCGCAAATATTGTAATGGCAGCTGTTTTGGCAAAAGGTACCACCACCATTTATAATGCAGCCTGCGAACCTTATCTGCAGCAGCTTTGTAAAATGCTTAACCGCATGGGCGCCAAAATTTCAGGCATTGGTTCTAACTTATTAACCATCGAAGGTGTTACCGTTTTAGGTGGAACTGAACACAGAATGTTGCCAGATATGATCGAGATTGGTTCTTTCATCGGTATGGCTGCAATGACGGAATCAGAGATCACTATCAAAAATGTTTGTTATGATGAGCTTGGCGTAATTCCAGAAGTTTTCAGAAAGTTGGGTATTAAATTAGAGCGCCGTGGTGATGATATTTATGTTCCTTCTCAAAAACATTACGAAATCGATACTTTTATCGATGGATCTATTTTAACCATTGCCGATTCTCCATGGCCAGGTTTTACTCCTGATTTATTGAGTATCGTTTTGGTTGTGGCTACACAGGCAAAAGGAAATGTACTTATTCACCAAAAAATGTTCGAAAGCCGTTTATTCTTTGTGGATAAATTAATCGATATGGGTGCTCAGATTATCCTTTGCGATCCGCACCGTGCAACGGTTAACGGTATTGATAAAAAATACAAATTACGCGGAATCAGCATGACTTCTCCTGATATCAGGGCTGGAGTTTCATTATTGATTGCTGCTCTATCTGCAGAAGGTAAATCGACTATTTATAACATCGAACAGATCGAGCGTGGTTATCAGGATATCGATACCCGTTTACGTGCCTTAGGTGCGCAGATTAAGCGTGTAAACGCTGATGCGCCCAGTCATTAA
- a CDS encoding S41 family peptidase, whose product MLKRLTSQNAFLYALLVVVGFTVSCKKSANDTDANAVPQGASGTREELTKDSIYLYAQQTYFWNVGMPAYTSFNPRQYTSNNAVLNAIKALPSTGGKDKYSFIDDGSVASQLGGVGGDYGFSANFDASDLLRVKYVYPGSPADVQGLKRGYQITKVNGGGTSRASSSDIANLNTSIFGDNPSISLTVVKPGGGTQDIVINRSTYTINPVLYTNTYTVGAKKIGYIVFNSFTTNAVPALDAAFAKFTTDGVTELVVDLRYNGGGSVSTSETFTNLIAPPSQNGKVMYTTYWTKTMQDGAATILQNQKFYAKGNDGVTRLYSYADVSYKPTLAAGNQESFAKRGTLNGLTRVYFLVTSGTASASELLINNLKPIMDVKLIGKTTYGKPVGFFSIRIDKNDLYIPQFQTKNQLDQGDYFSGMTVNKDVADDLSKDFGDPEERMLAQALYYSANNNFTALAKDNNLSSTSGATRVQIDAANEKLDHEFKGMVETRALKFK is encoded by the coding sequence ATGCTTAAAAGATTGACTTCGCAAAACGCATTTTTATATGCTTTGCTTGTTGTGGTTGGGTTTACCGTATCGTGTAAAAAATCAGCGAACGATACTGATGCCAATGCTGTTCCGCAAGGTGCTTCGGGAACCAGGGAAGAGTTAACTAAAGATTCGATTTACCTGTATGCACAGCAAACTTACTTTTGGAATGTAGGGATGCCAGCTTATACTTCTTTTAATCCGAGGCAATATACTTCGAATAATGCTGTTTTAAATGCCATTAAAGCTTTGCCCAGCACAGGCGGAAAGGATAAATATTCTTTTATTGATGATGGAAGCGTTGCCAGTCAGCTTGGTGGGGTAGGTGGCGATTATGGCTTCTCTGCCAATTTTGATGCTTCAGATCTGTTAAGAGTGAAGTATGTTTATCCAGGTTCTCCGGCTGATGTGCAGGGATTAAAACGTGGCTACCAGATTACCAAGGTTAATGGTGGTGGAACTTCCAGAGCGAGCAGTAGCGATATTGCCAATTTAAACACATCAATATTTGGAGATAATCCATCTATTTCGTTAACAGTTGTAAAACCGGGTGGGGGCACGCAGGATATTGTAATTAACAGGTCTACTTACACTATAAATCCTGTTTTATATACCAATACTTACACAGTTGGTGCGAAAAAAATAGGTTATATTGTATTTAACAGTTTTACCACAAATGCAGTTCCTGCTTTGGATGCTGCTTTTGCAAAATTTACAACAGATGGTGTAACCGAACTTGTTGTAGATTTAAGGTATAATGGCGGTGGTTCGGTTTCTACGTCCGAAACGTTTACAAATTTAATTGCACCTCCTTCGCAAAACGGAAAAGTAATGTACACCACCTATTGGACCAAAACCATGCAGGATGGGGCTGCAACCATTTTACAAAACCAAAAATTTTATGCCAAAGGCAACGATGGTGTAACCAGGCTTTACTCTTATGCTGATGTATCGTATAAACCAACATTGGCAGCGGGTAATCAGGAAAGTTTTGCAAAACGAGGTACTTTAAATGGTTTAACAAGAGTTTATTTTCTAGTTACCAGTGGTACGGCTTCTGCGAGTGAATTATTGATCAATAATTTAAAACCTATTATGGATGTTAAATTGATTGGAAAAACCACTTATGGCAAACCTGTTGGCTTTTTCTCTATCAGGATTGATAAAAACGACTTATATATTCCACAGTTCCAGACTAAAAATCAATTAGATCAGGGCGATTATTTTTCTGGTATGACGGTTAATAAAGATGTTGCAGATGATTTAAGCAAAGACTTTGGAGATCCTGAAGAAAGAATGTTGGCACAGGCTTTATACTATTCTGCAAACAATAACTTTACGGCACTTGCAAAAGATAATAACTTAAGCAGTACCTCAGGTGCTACAAGGGTTCAGATAGATGCCGCAAACGAAAAACTTGACCATGAATTTAAAGGAATGGTTGAAACCAGGGCGCTGAAATTTAAGTAG
- a CDS encoding DUF4254 domain-containing protein, with amino-acid sequence MISEIANRIFNQVITDYHKFDDIDHPVENPYDAESLEHLFYVKNWIDTAQWHMEDVVRNPQIDPVEGLSWKRRIDAQNQVRTDMVEFIDGYFLNLYQGISALPDAKINTESPAWAIDRLSILALKIYHMREEAERETATPEHREQCQTKLNVLLSQRDDLSTSIDELLADIEAGKKYMKVYKQMKMYNDPSLNPVLYNKV; translated from the coding sequence ATGATAAGTGAAATTGCCAACCGCATATTTAATCAGGTAATTACAGACTACCACAAGTTTGATGATATTGACCATCCGGTTGAAAACCCGTATGATGCTGAAAGTTTAGAGCATCTTTTTTATGTTAAAAACTGGATTGATACTGCCCAATGGCACATGGAAGATGTCGTGCGTAATCCGCAAATTGATCCTGTTGAAGGTTTGAGCTGGAAAAGACGCATTGATGCACAAAACCAGGTACGTACCGACATGGTGGAGTTTATTGACGGTTATTTCTTAAATCTTTATCAGGGAATTTCAGCTTTACCCGATGCTAAAATCAACACAGAAAGTCCTGCCTGGGCAATCGACAGACTTTCTATACTGGCATTGAAAATTTACCACATGCGCGAAGAGGCAGAACGAGAAACCGCCACACCTGAACACCGCGAACAATGCCAAACCAAATTAAATGTACTGCTATCGCAACGCGATGATCTATCAACCAGTATTGATGAATTATTGGCCGATATTGAAGCGGGCAAGAAATACATGAAAGTGTACAAACAGATGAAAATGTATAACGATCCAAGTTTAAACCCGGTGTTGTATAATAAAGTATAG
- a CDS encoding HAD family hydrolase, with protein sequence MDAYQYVADKQAVIFELDDVLFPEKDYLLQVYYLFAQFIEYTEQKQAQPIISFMQAEYENNGTDGLFEKTAKQFGIDEKYKYNFDLLHLNARLPLKLLLFKNLLEFMQELVVNRKQIFIVTAGNPEQQLNKIKQTEWNGLEQYLTVYFTEELGQSKAEIFQNILNNNNLSANQALVVGANNFDAQQSKLINLPYIVSLEIYK encoded by the coding sequence ATGGACGCATATCAATACGTTGCAGACAAACAAGCTGTTATTTTTGAGTTAGATGATGTACTTTTCCCCGAAAAGGATTATCTGTTGCAAGTCTATTACCTTTTTGCACAGTTTATAGAATATACCGAACAAAAACAAGCTCAGCCAATCATCAGCTTTATGCAGGCTGAATATGAAAATAACGGAACAGATGGGCTTTTCGAAAAAACGGCGAAGCAATTTGGGATTGATGAAAAATATAAATACAATTTCGATCTCCTGCATTTAAATGCCCGTTTGCCGCTTAAATTGCTGCTCTTTAAAAACTTGCTTGAGTTTATGCAGGAGCTGGTGGTAAACCGGAAACAAATCTTTATTGTAACGGCTGGTAATCCGGAGCAACAACTTAATAAAATTAAGCAAACAGAGTGGAACGGATTAGAGCAATACCTTACCGTTTACTTTACCGAAGAACTTGGACAGTCTAAAGCAGAAATTTTTCAGAACATACTAAACAACAACAATTTATCGGCTAATCAGGCGTTAGTTGTTGGTGCAAATAATTTTGATGCACAACAATCTAAATTAATTAATTTGCCGTATATTGTGTCACTAGAAATTTACAAATAA
- a CDS encoding ATP-grasp domain-containing protein, which translates to MKILITGGNNAKALKLMKAFPSHFVLLADYGDVPGIITEKYAFSSLCLLNKDSIAHILLNFCITEAIDCIIPLHDFEIEPLAKSAVLFGEYGIQVLLPDADVIADYIAEDKQSFQNFAVYIHGDCIYSSEENAVSQKLSSSFNGVFGYNQTNDLKLFTI; encoded by the coding sequence TTGAAAATACTCATTACCGGCGGAAACAATGCGAAAGCTTTAAAACTGATGAAAGCATTCCCAAGCCACTTCGTTCTACTGGCCGATTATGGCGATGTGCCGGGCATCATTACAGAAAAATATGCTTTTTCTTCACTATGTTTGTTAAATAAAGATAGCATAGCCCACATTTTGCTCAACTTTTGCATTACTGAAGCGATAGATTGCATCATCCCTTTACATGATTTTGAAATTGAACCTTTAGCTAAATCTGCCGTGCTTTTTGGTGAGTATGGTATTCAGGTATTGCTGCCAGATGCTGATGTAATTGCAGATTATATAGCTGAAGATAAACAGTCGTTCCAAAATTTTGCGGTATACATCCATGGCGATTGCATTTATTCGAGTGAGGAAAATGCTGTTTCGCAGAAACTTTCCTCATCATTTAACGGGGTATTTGGCTATAACCAAACTAATGACCTAAAACTTTTTACAATTTAA